The DNA sequence ATCTTCTCGCACACGTTCGCCGGCTTTCCCGTCTCCGCCGCTTGCTTGACGTAGATGTCCTTCTCCGCGGCAACAACTTCCGCCGGAACGTCTTCCCTGCGCAAGTACTTCGGGTTCGCCGAGCAGATATGCAGGCACATGTCCTTGCAGAACTGCTGAAACTTCTCGCCGCGCGCGACGAAATCCGTCTCGCAATTGATTTCCGCCATCACGCCAATCTTGCCGCCCAGGTGGATGTACGAGGAAACCGCGCCTTCGCTGGCCTCGCGGTCCGCGCGCTTCGCAGCCGACGCCATGCCCTTCTCGCGAAGCCACGTAACGGCCTTATCGAACTCTCCGCTCGTTTCCGTCAAGGCCTGCTTGCAATCCATCATTCCCGCGCCGGTCGCTTCGCGCAGGTCCTTCACCAATTTTGCCGAAATCTCCGCCATGAATTACATCTCTCCTTCAGACGCTTCGTCGCCCGCGCCCACTTCAACCGTCTCACCGGCCTCGGGTTGCTCTTCCGCCGCTTCCACCGCTTCCGACGCGGCCGCACTGCTGCCCGCGGGAATCCGGCGCACGCGCGGACCCTTCGGCGCCTGTTCCGATCGGACCTTTTCAAACTGCGTGCGGCCCTCGATCGCCGCGTCCGCGATTACGGAGCAAAACAATCCGACCGCGCGAATCGCGTCGTCGTTGCCGGGAATCGGGATCGGTACGGCATCCGGATCGGCGTTCGTGTCCACCACGCCGATGCACGTGATGCCCAGACGCTCCGCCTCGCGCACGGCGATCGCCTCCTTCTTCGCGTCGATGACAAACATCACCGTCGGAAGGCTGTCCATGTTCTTGATGCCGCTCAGGTTCTTGCG is a window from the Candidatus Hydrogenedentota bacterium genome containing:
- the tsf gene encoding translation elongation factor Ts, with protein sequence MAEISAKLVKDLREATGAGMMDCKQALTETSGEFDKAVTWLREKGMASAAKRADREASEGAVSSYIHLGGKIGVMAEINCETDFVARGEKFQQFCKDMCLHICSANPKYLRREDVPAEVVAAEKDIYVKQAAETGKPANVCEKIADGMLAKWYKTSCLMEQGFVKDPDRTIEEIAKELSGLIGEKIQIRRFARFQLGEAL